TGCTTCGTCATCCAGCAGATTCAatgcaatggaaaaatattaatcattaattCTCCCAATTTGGTAAAAAATGTAGAAATCTTCGACTTGGGTTAGCTACTAATGGAATGAATCCATTTGGTAATTTAAGTACCAACCTCGGTTATTTATCTCCTAAatattgcatgaaaaaaaaatacatgatattgtctatgatgatatttGGTCTAAGGAAGCCTGGAAAggtcataaatatttatctcaATTCACTAGTTGAAGATTTGAAGTTGTTGTAGGTTGATgaggttgaaatatttgatgtcTTCACTTCTGAAACTTTCATGATGCATAAAATGTTATTTGACACCATTAATGAATTTCTTACTTACAATAATTTGTTAGGGTATAGTGTCAAGAGCATAAACCATGTTCTATATGTAAAGAAAATATTGCAACTCATCAATTAAAAGATGAAAGGaagataatatatatgtgtCATCAGAGATGTTTACAACCTAATCATCAATATCGAAGGTTAATAAAGGTATTTAATAGACATCCAGAGAATGACGAGACACCAATACCCTTGACTGACCTTCAAAttcatgtaaaaaattaataaaatgcatcatgtatttgggaaaacatctAAGTCATCTATAATGATCCactggaagaaaaaaataatattctttgatcttccatattaatcaaagttagatgttagaCATTGCATAAATGTAATGCATGTAAagaagaatgtgtgtgatagcttgattgaTATACTACTCAACATTCAAGAATCATCTTTCAATTTTTGACAAGTTTATTCATTATATAAGGAAATCTtgcacaaaatatttaatagaaatgtGCAATAGTATGTAATTGTTAGGATATAATAATTTGTACATTAGGATATCACAATTTGTGCAGTTGCATTGATTTTGacttataattatgtttttgcttgaaaataatattttggccTATTTTGTATTATGGTTGCCGATTTTAATATGCAGGTTGTATGTGTAGGATGAAACTTAAACAAGaaagatattaaaagaaatGCATACATTAAACATCAATTATGACAAAAATCAAAGTAGAAAGAGGTATTTGGTTTCATAACAAAAGCTAAatatcaattttgaaaaaaaaaattctagctTTAGTTATTAAGAAAAtcgaaacaaaaaaaatcctatATAACCTCAATTTTGGTTGCAACCGAGGctaaaaacctttaaaattaaataattattttaaatcaaataagacCCATGCATGACATCGATTGTAATAATAATGGAagcaaaaaatgattttgaacaTAGTTTTGAGGACAATCACGATCATATATATCTTATCtgatttaaaataagtatttaattgtGAAGATCTATAGCATCGATTCTGACATAGAATCATTGCAATAGatccttaaaattaaatatttattttaaattaaataagatacaTGGTCTTAGTTATTTTCAATAACtaaatctctattttttttaattcgctttagttgtttgtttttttaattaaaataaaatatgaacttttttactttagttcataaaaaaaaaacttttctttttttacttctcTTTGATCATAAGATTGTTAGCGAATCAATGTTATATCTGTTTCCTCCACTACGACATAAATATagtaagtaaaaaaaaaaactttacgaatataaattataaattatttaactctAACTTTTCCTCAAATTTAATAAGTTGTATAAAGTAAAATTGTGTTTAAAGATATTGCTCTAACTAAAATGTATTGATTGCAATATAACGCCTACTTTGAAAGAGTACTGAATATATTACATGTAGTCTAGGCAATAATTATATCTGATATGTCGTGTACTGATTGGGTTAAGAATACGTATACCTACTTGtcctatatataaatatatccaAAGTCCACACTTCCCATGTGTTCGTTTCTCCATTCTCCATTCTGAAACACAAACTTTCAATCTCACCCTCTCCGACATGGTTCTCTCCAAAACCGCTTCGGAATCCGACGTTTCTGTCCACTCCACCTTCGCTTCTCGTTATGTGAGAACTTCACTTCCCAGGCATGTGATGTTGCATATTTTGTTTCGATAGATTGTTTGTTTGGCGTGGATCTGAAACTAACGTTAATTTGGAGAGACGACACAGGTTCAGGATGCCGGAGGAGTCGATTCCAAAGGAAGCAGCGTACCAGATCATAAACGATGAGTTGATGTTGGATGGGAACCCAAGGTTGAACTTGGCTTCGTTTGTGACGACATGGATGGAACCTGAGTGTGATAAACTCATCATGGCTTCCATCAATAAGAACTATGTTGACATGGATGAGTACCCTGTCACCACTGAGCTTCAGGTAACTCTCTACCTTCCAAATCAAATTCACAATTTCTTGCTTATGTTTTCTTTGACTTTTCAATCAAATAACTgcctaatttttcttttaatgtcatTTCTCTTGTCggcttttgaaattaatttctttttttaataataaaagaaaatattataaaataaaaaaattacatcaaaatataaaaaaatttaagtatatcaattaataatttttctaaaagaatacAAGAACTTGTGAAGCAGatctatttttaaaagaaaaataatgaataattagtggtagaaaataaatgttgatgtgggactcacttttatttttatccagAGTGTTTAAAAACgttatatttcctttttttttttaagttgttttctGTGTAGAATAATTTGAGAAATCAATTTACGTTTAgtaaagttttcttttaaataagttaCTAATGACTGTGGCGTggaatataatatttgtttaattgttttatagTCTCAGTTTTGAGCACactgtttattttttatgaaaaatggttttttactaattgtgccaaaatcaatttcattaagTTTAAGGAGGAAAACTGATTTGATTGCATTAAACgaattatatgtatattaattattagaataGTCAAACTCTTGTAACTATATTCCACgcatacttttcttttttcttttttaattttctattaaacgGATCGACATTTGAGtgagttaaaataaattaataaatcgTGAGTaacattttaacttatttatgcattactataaaaaatctatacataaattaattcattaactATGAAAACCACTCACTTTAATGCTAACGACAACTTTCGTGATTTCACTTACATAATAATCAATGTACTTTAGGTTTagatgttttttcttattttgttaatttgacaatactattaataaaaagttgCATGAGCTTAGtcgtttaatttttaaaatacgaTAATGTGATTACTTGATGGATAGCAAAactgtaaataaataaatatcgaatttttttatttctacgtaattaaaatctaaaataaattatattaaaactaatttttcttaacttgaaaacaaaatttgcaTCTATGTggatattgaaaataattttgaaatgtatatCATATTCATATATCAGATCACTCCTTTTCTCCCGTATTGATTGGTCTTCTTCCGAATGCCGTAACCTTTAGTTAATTAGAGTTTCCCCATCCATCACGCGCGGCAATCACGCCAgcgtattaattaatttcactttttttaacaattaattaattttacttttttaactattaattaattatctttctttatttaaaaaaataataatttatcaagggaaattcttttcttaaaattgaatctcTTGCTCTTTGGTGAGAAATGCTTGAGGTTAAGAGAAAGAGacttgttatttttgtttggtattatttgaatatttctgtttgttttttttcGCGGCTGTCATTAGTCTTTTTGATTTATGACTTTATGATACTTAGAGATAATCAAATCAAACCTTTTTTAGCTTTTTCCTTCCCAACAAATTCGTTTTGTCGAGATCgttctttttctaaaattttatttatttttatttggtaattttttgtgtatatatatatatgtaattcgAACTTAAAggaccacaaaaaaaaaagtgaatgaaGTAGAAATACAAAACCAATGGTGTGATAATTTTGGGTGGCACGTGTTTGAAAGAGACCCTCATAATTTTGGGACAATTTAATGTGTCTGCatagcaaaaagaaaaatctttagGTAAGATTTTAAGTCTTGAGAAAACCAACGAGGATCTTTTTCTTCAAACTGTCTGAATattcttttcctctttcaaaattttcttaccaaaccTATATTAGGTGTATTAATCAACAATTTATTAACTCAAttatatagttaattttaaCCTCTTCAAatgatcaataaaaaaattataaaatataaaaaaaaaacaataaataatttagtaagagggtacttttatattttaagatattcattattaaaaaatatcagttTAAAGTAGTTCAAATAGTCTTCTTTAGATATTGACTTGGACAATTTGTGTAGAAACAAATGGTAGTACTTTACTAGTGATGTTTTGCTGTGAATCATTGAGAGACACGCATGGGCTTTCACTGTTCTTTTGAAATGACCCATCCTCATGATGATAAAGCTTGAAGAAAGTTGATGGCATGATTGGAAGgagaaaataaaacttttaaaaaattatgcttttttttttaatttatttaatctaaaggaagtgaaacaaaataaaaagttgaggTTTACTCACCATCGTTGCTTCCCCTTTTCATGAAATTAATGATATGTTTGAAAGTTTCACGACTTGCAGCGTCATGATGAGGACAGGCATGCTACCTTTCAGCCATTTtagtataagaaaatatttttttctcctgtttttgaaaataataaattataaaaacatgatttttaataataactgaAGTCtgtttataaataatacattaaaaaattgtactttggaaataaataaaaaaagatatgatattagaaattttagttatttatcacactaaactaataatttaatgAGAATATTATTATACTCTTATCATAGTACCAAAAACATAACTTAAAAAAAGACAAGAGTttcataaaaagttaattaaaaaaatccctTAAAAGCATAGCAATTTCctgataaattatatataatttaaattaatgataCTCCACGTTTGAAAAAGACAATGCAATGCACAGTTGAAGATTAATACAGCCCTGCGTTATGTAGCATTTTGTGGTGCCTATGTAACTAATTCATTATACATATCactcttttgtattttaaatatgttatagctctcacacacacacacacacacacatatatatatatatatatatatatatatatatatatatatatatatattttaaaagttgaaaagaaattttaaactttaaaggtaattctttttaatttatgttaagagcaggttttgtttttcatttcaaatagtaaatatttaaaagtaaaaaagaaagtttaaaacaatttcagaaaataaaaacatatttaatctaagGAAAAGGTTGCACTTTTAATGAACTAGATCGGGTTGAATAAGAGTGTCTCCAAGTTACAATTTAGATTAATTTCAccaatattttttcaattcatcATTGTTTCATTTTAGGAAAAGTCAGAATGACAGAAAGTGAAACACCTTATGGattggaagtaaagtttattttaaaaaaaaaaacataaatttaattgtttatctgttccataaaataaaatagactgtattttttaatttccataTTTGAAAACATCTATTTCAGTTCTTATGtatatgaatttagtctttaaGAATAGAAAAAGATTAAGTGATTTTCAagtatttgaattaaaaactaaagtttGTAACATTACCTATTTCTGAAGaagattaaacatattttatatgtatgatTTCCACAGCTGCTGCAActgtattatataattttcattataaaaataggATTAGTTGGTGGTTTTATGGTTGAAGGGTGCTAAGCAAAATTAATGGTCATTTGAGAAAAGTATGGAGATTAATTTCTTTCTTGTATGCATGCAGAACCGATGTGTGAACATGATAGCTCATCTTTTTAATGCACCACTTGAAGAATCTGAAACTGCTGTTGGTGTTGGCACGGTCGGTTCATCAGAGGCCATAATGTTGGCTGGATTGGCCTTCAAAAGGAGGTGGCAAAACAGAAGGAAAGCAGAGGGAAAGCCTTATGACAAACCCAACATTGTCACTGGAGCCAACGTTCAGGTACACTTCAAAAAATTTCATTGTTCAGGAACATCACTGACATGCAATAAGTTCTAGCTTTGTTCTATTGAGTGTGCAATTGGTAAGAGTTTTGGTTCTGTTTGTAAAGGTTTGCTGGGAGAAATTCGCAAGGTACTTCGAGGTGGAGTTGAAGGAAGTGAAGCTGCGTGATGGATACTATGTAATGGATCCTGACCAGGCTGTGGAATTGGTGGATGAGAACACTATTTGTGTTGCTGCTATCCTTGGTTCCACACTAAACGGAGAGTTTGAGGATGTCAAACGCCTCAATGATCTTCTTATTGAAAAGAATAAGCAAACTGGGTACCACTCTCTTTTACTCTCCCTATTTTTAAATGTTCCTTGCTTTAAACACCATGTTTAGATTGAATATGCTGCACCTTCCTTCAGTATCTTCTGATTCATTGAGGGTATGAAATTTTCTGTACTGATAATGCATGGCTTTCTAAACTCTGATGCATGCAGATTTTTGAACTGACATGTGAAATTGTTTGGTAGGTGGGACACTCCTATTCATGTTGATGCAGCCAGTGGTGGATTCATTGCTCCATTTATCTACCCAGAGCTTGAGTGGGATTTCCGATTACCTCTAGTGAAGAGCATCAATGTTAGTGGACACAAGTATGGTTTGGTGTATGCTGGAATCGGTTGGGTTATCTGGAGGAGCAAGGAGGACCTGCCTGAAGAACTCATCTTCCATATCAACTATCTCGGAGCTGATCAACCCACCTTCACACTTAACTTCTCCAAAGGTAACATAATTGAATTATCCCGTTTTAGTCTATCTAAGTACTACCAACAACAAGTTCTATATTTACTTACACTTTCTTACCCCCAACATTCATTGGTTTATGCAATGCAGGTTCCAGCCAAGTCATTGCTCAATACTACCAACTAATTCGCCTTGGTTTTGAGGTAATAAGTTTAACCAAGTGACCCAGTTATAATTGCAGTGGGGTTACTATAATTCCTCTAATTCACATTACAAAAATGAACAAAAGAGGATTACTTGTAATACATTCTTTTAGAACTCTCTTTCAcagttgaaatttattaaaaatccaaaatttggTGGgtcttatttcttatttaacGAGTTTCacttacaatttttttgtgTAAATTTCAACGAATAATGTATAGTGTATTCAAAAGAGTGTTCCTAGCTAGTATTTCCCATAGAAATAGCATATTTCTCTACAGACTTGATGTTGTGAATGTGTGTGCAGGGCTACAGAAACGTGATGGAAAATTGCAGAGACAACATGTTGGTGCTGAAAGAGGGACTCGAGAAGACAGGGCGGTTTGCCATTGTGTCCAAAGACAATGGTGTGCCTTTGGTTGCTTTCACCCTGAAAGACCACACTCACTTTGACGAGTTTCAAATCTCTGACCTGCTGAGACGTTTTGGATGGATTGTGCCAGCATACACCATGCCCCCAGATGCTCAACATGTTACAGTGCTTCGTGTTGTCATCAGGGAGGACTTTTCAAGAACTCTTGCAGAGCGTCTGGTGGCAGATGTGGAAAAGGTGTTGCATGAGCTTGATGGCCTTCCAGCAAGGGTGATCAGTAGCACCACTGTGGCAGTCAACACAGAAGAAAATGGCAAAGTGGTTAAGAAGAGTGCTCTAGAGACACAGAGGGAAATCACTGCGGTTTGGAAGAAGTTTGTGTTGGAGAGGAAGAAGCTCAATGACAAGATGAATGGTGTTTGCTAGAGTTAGCTTGAAGAGTGTGTTGTGCCTATCCCTGCCTAGtagtttttttaatgtataatttggGCAGTGTGTACGTTTCATTGAGTCAAGCCAGTTATCTATCAGATTCTGTTGTTAATTTGATCCGAGGCAAAATTCTAGACGCGATTATCTATGTAAGTCTGGTTATCTATGAACATGGATTATATTTATCTTCACTTGTCCTAATCCTTTTGTTGTAAGTTCAAATTATCTATGAGAGAATGAAACCTATTTACAATAGTTATCAAAAGCTACAACTCTTCCTCCCAGTATGCCTTAAAAGACTAACTGTGTTCTGCATAATAGGGGAGGTATTACTTGAATACTAAACAAAAGTGTGCAAACTCAGATTCAAGTCATGCtgaatataacaaaaacatgtgacaagacaaaaaataactattttttagaAAAGTGGCATTATTTGTTGGTTTTCACTATTTACCATAGAATCCTTTATAAGGGTCCTAGCATGAGCACACAACTTGAACGTTCTAATCCAGCTGTCCATCAtacaaagcaaataaaaaaaaataaaaaagaaagactgAAGAAGTAAATGATTCTCACTCTGATGTGCCAACAAAGCAGTTCCAATGTCACCATCCAAAAATTGCAAGAAAAGTCAACGTGACAGACTTGCAGCCATGGTGAGTTGTAAAAGTATCACACAGAGAAGCATGGATAGCAACCTAAACAAAGGAGAAAAGCACCTTCAAATGTGACTAgaaattaattacaaagttgaaattgaaaattcggTGATGGTTCCTTACTCTAGATTTTTGTATATGACAGCAGGAGTTCATATGTAATATATAAGCTATATGCAGAAGCTCccggataaaaaaaaatgttattgaatAGATATGTATCCTTACATAAAATTctacaaatttgaaaaagactTGGTGCCTCAACATGATACTAAAATATAGGTTACATCAAAACAGAAAACGGAATAAAATTGCGATTTTTTATGAGTGGAAGATATAGTACAAATCCTGGATTCTAGAAAAGGAAGGCTACAGAGATATCGCTGTTTAGCATCAGTTAGTTGATTCCAACTTGCTCCCAGCTACTGCACACGAATTAGAAGTTGAATAAGTGAACAACAATATATGCAAATCAATGACCCTCCCTAGATTGCATGTAATTGCTCTAATTCAACACCAGCATCTTGCATTTCTCTGCACCCAGatccatttaatttaatacaaaaaaatgtaCAACAGAGTCACTCTATTACAAACTGTGAATGCTACAGGCAAAATTCTTTCCTTTCTCAAGGCCTTTAATTGTAATGTTATTGGCGTTTACATACATGAACCAAAGAATAAATATCGGTGTATCTACATTTTtggtaaataattaaaaaaattgcaagaTTCCAGCTCTAGACTTGTATCAGAGTATAAGTCTGCCACTGAGGGTGTTCTCTGAAGAGGAGGTAGAGATGGTGATCATAGCATTATTACAGTCAGATTCACTATCTTGCAGGCTCAATAAGAGGTGAGAAGTGCTGTAACTAGTAGACGGTTTGGCTCTAGGGACAATAGGCACTTCAGCCTCACCAAGCAGCATCTGAACCGCACCCCTCATAGTTGGTCTTGCCATTGAATCTGGGTGTGAACAAGCTAACCCAACTAAGAGTACCCTCCTCATTTCCCCTTCTTCAAACTCACCTTCAAGTCTTGGATCAGCTGCCGTTAGCAACTTACCTTCTTGATGCAAACTCCAAACCCATTCCACCAAATTGCTGCTAACCCCAACTTTACCATTTGCAGCGGCATCTTTCTCAATAGGCCTCCTCCCACAGGCCACCTCAAGAACCACCGCACCATAGCTAAACACATCAGTTTTCTCAGTTGCTCTACCAGTAAGCACATACTCTGGGGCAAGATACCCCATTGTTCCGGCAGCCACAGTGGCATCAGGAGACTTATCATGTTGTGTTTGTCTTGCTAAACCAAAATCGCCTAACCGAGCATTGAACCCTTCATCTAACATAATGTTACTAGTCTTAATGTCCCTATGAATTACCTGGTTTTCACATTCGTGATGCAAGTAGGCCAACACAGATGACACACCTAACAAAATTTTGAGTCTGTGAGGCCATGACAAAGGCATCCTAGCCTCATACAAAGCCTTATCTAAACTCCCATTGGGCATCAAGTCatacaccaacaaaatctcacCTTTCTCATGGCACCAACCTTGAAGGTGAACCAGATTCCGATGCCTGAGACTCCCAATTATAGACAACTCGGACAAAAACTCACTCTTACCTTGACCACTATGGTTACACCTCTTCACGGCAACAGTGTCACCACTCTCAGGCAGCACACCCTTGTACACGGTCCCAAAAGCACCATGACCAATGACCCTATTAGCACTGAACCCCTTAGTGGCAAATTTCAGCTCCTTGTAGCTAAACTCCTTAGGCAGTCTAATAATCTCCGACTCAATAGATTGATCAAATTTCTTCATTCGCTTCACCTTCTTAGAATACACCCAAATGAATGCACCAGCAAAGAGAGCAAGAACAAAAGCACCAGCAGTCACAACCCCAGCAACAGCCCCCACAGTACCCTTCCTAGAAGACTTACTTTCCTTCTGCTCAGGTGGTGAAGTGGCGGAGGGTGCTGACGTGGTGGCAGGAGCCGCCGCGGAATCGAAAGAGGAATTGAAACTCCACCATTCAACACTGTGCACCTCCGTGCTACCTTGGGTAGACCCAGAAAACCCCACATACATGAAATCATTAACATACATACCGACATCGAGATCCACCTTCAAAATCGGATCTTTCGGCCTCACAGTCGAGTACGAGACCCACACGCGCAACCCTTTGCTGCTTCCATCGTACTCGATCCACGCGTTCACCGAGTCCCCGCTTTTAAGATCCACTCCGACGCTTCCCAAGTCGCTAACTTGAGCCGAAACAACGCTGTTTAAGTCCAACCCCACATGGTTTCCATTAATGTCGCTGAATTCCACGTCCATCAGGGTGTCGAATTCAACAGCGACGAACCCGCCGCCACCGCCAGTGGCGGCGGCGGGGTTTTGCAGACCGAGGAAGCCGCCGGAATCGCCGACAGCGCTGGAGTCCGGTGAGATGACGAAGGCGAGGCCGCCGCCGACGGAGGATGGATTGAGGTTGGTGacagagaaggagaagaaggtgGAGAAGCTCGCCGGAGAAAGGGACCCCGGTTGCCGGAATCTGACGGGGTCTGAGTAAAGCGCTCTGCCAGCAGCGGAGTTTGGGACGGCGGGGTCGCCGGTGAGGCTGACGGTGTTGTTGTTCAAATGGGCATCCCCGAGAAGCTTCAGCGTGCTCATGGTTAAGGTTCCAAAGTCAAACTGGGTGGCGAAGACAGAAGAACAGGCATTGAGAAAACATAGAAAGACGATGAAGAAGGGCGTTTGACGTGGCGGCATTGGGGAACGAAGATGGGTGGTCTGATTCGGTGATGCCGAGGAAACAGTGAAAGTAATGTTGTTAGAGTGATTAAGGATGTTGTCTTTGTTGTTGACGAGTTTTACCTTGAAGGGATGGGAGTAATGTAATGATGTTGAGTGTGTTTTTGTTATGTTGTGTATAATTGATTGGTTCCAAATGCAGAAAAGAAGTATGGGGGAAAGTGTTCAACGGAAGAAGGAAACAAAGGAATAATAATGGCAGAAAATTCAAAGGAGAGTGTGGAGCAGACAGTTTGTGAGAGGTGGGTCTGAACTTTCTCGCACTCATAACGGTTATGTGTTTCACCATCAcaataactattaaaaaatgTGTACAACAGTGCTTTCTATTTGTCTCTAACAGTTGAAAAAAGGGACAAATACATAGTTTACGTGTTGTTGTAAAAGAGTTTCATAGTTAGGTGAGTAATATCATAATGTAGTTTGAGTTTAGGCTTAAATATATCATCATCACTCAGGAAATGGTGATGCCTCTACTCGATTAGCTGGTTGTTAGATTCTGCATCAGTCTTCTTTGGTGCTAAGTAATGTAAATCTTTCTGacatttctatatatatatatatatacacctgCAAATGCACTCAACTCATCATTCAGTGCTTCAGTGCTGCAAAATTCTTCCTAACATGTTTGGTTTGGTGCTGTAAGAGTTAAGTCTCTTACCTCGTTATGCATAACTGTTTATATGTGTAACACATTTTCTGATCAAACTTTCCGGAAGGTCACTCATCCCATAATTACTTTAGGCTAAACACGTTTAgtcatggagttcttatgagttaagttaccgaaaaacaaatgcatttattgatatgagtagtcaaatcaattcctttaagttatccttcaaatGTATattcccatacctatacagtctctagatccctcttattccggtgtatgttcgattcgtccatatACCCCTTCTACTGGAAATTTGTCAGGAGCCGTTCCTTAttcgtgccccctgcaccatgcctcttgcacagTGATCACTTCTCACCTTCGTCAGTGTCCGGGTGTTACAATAtgactattaaaaaaaacatttcagatattataattatttttgcttaacttaaattttttacgtGTTTATTGTGATAATGAACTATTAAGATAAGTACAGTATGATCATAGTTACTACAACATTTGAGTAAGAATCATATTAGTGACTGGCATTAAATAATTAAGCAATTGGACAAAGATAAAAACTTGGGATAAAAAATTGACACAGTCATCGCCCATGAGAAAAGACAATGACATGAGCGTGATTCGCTACTATCGCACTTAtgttctttttagttttaatgaAAAACTTCTGTTTCAATAGTGCAGAAAATAggttaaattagatt
Above is a genomic segment from Vigna radiata var. radiata cultivar VC1973A chromosome 10, Vradiata_ver6, whole genome shotgun sequence containing:
- the LOC106774480 gene encoding L-type lectin-domain containing receptor kinase VIII.1 — encoded protein: MPPRQTPFFIVFLCFLNACSSVFATQFDFGTLTMSTLKLLGDAHLNNNTVSLTGDPAVPNSAAGRALYSDPVRFRQPGSLSPASFSTFFSFSVTNLNPSSVGGGLAFVISPDSSAVGDSGGFLGLQNPAAATGGGGGFVAVEFDTLMDVEFSDINGNHVGLDLNSVVSAQVSDLGSVGVDLKSGDSVNAWIEYDGSSKGLRVWVSYSTVRPKDPILKVDLDVGMYVNDFMYVGFSGSTQGSTEVHSVEWWSFNSSFDSAAAPATTSAPSATSPPEQKESKSSRKGTVGAVAGVVTAGAFVLALFAGAFIWVYSKKVKRMKKFDQSIESEIIRLPKEFSYKELKFATKGFSANRVIGHGAFGTVYKGVLPESGDTVAVKRCNHSGQGKSEFLSELSIIGSLRHRNLVHLQGWCHEKGEILLVYDLMPNGSLDKALYEARMPLSWPHRLKILLGVSSVLAYLHHECENQVIHRDIKTSNIMLDEGFNARLGDFGLARQTQHDKSPDATVAAGTMGYLAPEYVLTGRATEKTDVFSYGAVVLEVACGRRPIEKDAAANGKVGVSSNLVEWVWSLHQEGKLLTAADPRLEGEFEEGEMRRVLLVGLACSHPDSMARPTMRGAVQMLLGEAEVPIVPRAKPSTSYSTSHLLLSLQDSESDCNNAMITISTSSSENTLSGRLIL
- the LOC106776061 gene encoding glutamate decarboxylase 1 yields the protein MVLSKTASESDVSVHSTFASRYVRTSLPRFRMPEESIPKEAAYQIINDELMLDGNPRLNLASFVTTWMEPECDKLIMASINKNYVDMDEYPVTTELQNRCVNMIAHLFNAPLEESETAVGVGTVGSSEAIMLAGLAFKRRWQNRRKAEGKPYDKPNIVTGANVQVCWEKFARYFEVELKEVKLRDGYYVMDPDQAVELVDENTICVAAILGSTLNGEFEDVKRLNDLLIEKNKQTGWDTPIHVDAASGGFIAPFIYPELEWDFRLPLVKSINVSGHKYGLVYAGIGWVIWRSKEDLPEELIFHINYLGADQPTFTLNFSKGSSQVIAQYYQLIRLGFEGYRNVMENCRDNMLVLKEGLEKTGRFAIVSKDNGVPLVAFTLKDHTHFDEFQISDLLRRFGWIVPAYTMPPDAQHVTVLRVVIREDFSRTLAERLVADVEKVLHELDGLPARVISSTTVAVNTEENGKVVKKSALETQREITAVWKKFVLERKKLNDKMNGVC